The Chryseobacterium indicum genome includes a window with the following:
- the gyrB gene encoding DNA topoisomerase (ATP-hydrolyzing) subunit B, with translation MSQKQYTASSIQALEGMEHVRMRPSMYIGDVGVRGLHHLVYEVVDNSIDEALAGYCDTIFVSIKEGNGIEVSDNGRGIPVDFHEKEQKSALEVVMTKIGAGGKFDKDSYKVSGGLHGVGVSCVNALSNEMVTTVYRDGNVYQQIYSRGKAQTGVEEIGHSDQRGTKQFFQPDDTIFTELVYNYDTLASRLRELSYLNKGITITLTDEREKLEDGSFRSEVFHSEGGLKEFVAFIDGNRESIMENVIFMEGERDDIPVEVAMRYNTSFNENLHSYVNNINTHEGGTHLAGFRRALTRTLKKYADDLGIPQKEKVEITGDDFREGLTAVVSVKVMEPQFEGQTKTKLGNSEVSGAVDKIVGEMLTNFLEENPNEAKIIVQKVVLAAKARQAAKKAREMVQRKSPMGGSGLPGKLSDCSSKDPAESEIFLVEGDSAGGTAKQGRDRFFQAILPLRGKILNVEKSMLHKVYDNEEIKNIYTALGVSVGTEEDSKALNMAKLRYHKIVIMTDADIDGSHISTLILTFFFRYMKELIENGYIYIAQPPLYLLKKGNKKVYAYNEKEREEFTLEMSPDGKGVEVQRYKGLGEMNPEQLWETTLNPEHRILKQVTIDNAVEADSVFSMLMGDEVPPRREFIEKNAKYAKIDA, from the coding sequence ATGAGTCAGAAACAATATACAGCTAGTAGTATTCAGGCATTGGAAGGAATGGAACACGTGCGTATGCGTCCTTCAATGTACATTGGTGATGTGGGAGTAAGAGGTCTCCATCATTTGGTTTATGAAGTAGTAGATAACTCTATCGATGAAGCTTTAGCAGGGTACTGCGACACAATCTTTGTCAGCATTAAAGAAGGAAACGGAATCGAGGTTAGCGATAACGGTAGAGGTATTCCTGTGGATTTCCACGAAAAAGAACAGAAATCTGCTCTTGAGGTGGTAATGACAAAAATTGGTGCAGGTGGTAAGTTTGATAAAGATTCTTATAAAGTTTCCGGAGGTCTTCACGGAGTTGGAGTTTCGTGTGTGAACGCACTTTCCAACGAAATGGTAACGACAGTTTACAGAGACGGAAACGTTTATCAGCAGATATATTCAAGAGGTAAAGCTCAGACGGGCGTTGAGGAAATCGGACACAGCGATCAGAGAGGAACCAAGCAGTTCTTCCAGCCGGATGATACGATTTTTACAGAGTTAGTGTATAATTATGATACTTTAGCAAGCCGTTTAAGAGAGCTTTCTTATTTAAATAAAGGAATTACCATTACCCTTACTGACGAAAGAGAAAAACTGGAAGACGGTTCTTTCAGATCGGAAGTTTTCCATTCTGAAGGGGGGTTAAAGGAATTCGTTGCTTTCATCGACGGAAACCGTGAATCGATCATGGAAAATGTAATTTTCATGGAAGGCGAAAGAGACGATATTCCTGTGGAAGTAGCGATGCGTTATAACACTTCATTTAATGAGAATCTTCATTCTTACGTTAATAATATCAACACTCACGAAGGAGGAACTCACTTAGCAGGTTTCAGACGTGCTTTAACGAGAACCTTAAAGAAATATGCGGATGATTTAGGAATTCCTCAGAAAGAAAAAGTAGAAATTACAGGAGACGATTTCCGTGAAGGACTTACGGCTGTAGTTTCTGTAAAAGTAATGGAACCTCAGTTTGAAGGACAGACCAAAACAAAATTAGGAAACTCTGAAGTTTCGGGAGCTGTTGATAAAATTGTTGGGGAAATGCTGACTAACTTTTTAGAAGAAAATCCTAACGAAGCAAAAATTATCGTTCAGAAGGTCGTGTTGGCTGCAAAAGCAAGACAGGCTGCGAAAAAAGCCCGTGAAATGGTTCAGAGAAAATCTCCGATGGGAGGTTCCGGACTTCCGGGAAAACTATCCGACTGTTCTTCAAAAGATCCGGCAGAATCAGAAATTTTCTTAGTTGAGGGAGATTCCGCAGGCGGAACGGCAAAACAGGGACGTGACCGATTCTTTCAGGCAATTCTTCCGTTAAGAGGTAAGATTTTGAATGTTGAGAAATCAATGCTTCATAAAGTATATGATAATGAAGAGATTAAAAATATTTATACCGCTTTAGGAGTTTCCGTAGGTACGGAAGAAGACAGCAAAGCGTTGAATATGGCAAAATTAAGATATCATAAAATCGTAATCATGACCGATGCTGATATTGATGGTTCCCACATTTCCACTTTGATCTTAACTTTCTTCTTCAGATACATGAAAGAATTGATTGAGAACGGCTATATTTACATTGCTCAGCCGCCTTTGTATTTATTGAAAAAAGGAAACAAAAAAGTATATGCTTATAACGAAAAAGAGCGTGAAGAATTTACTTTAGAAATGTCTCCGGATGGAAAAGGGGTTGAGGTTCAGCGTTATAAAGGTCTTGGAGAGATGAATCCTGAACAGCTTTGGGAAACCACTCTAAATCCTGAACACAGAATCCTAAAACAGGTAACCATCGATAATGCGGTGGAAGCAGACAGTGTATTTTCTATGTTGATGGGAGACGAGGTTCCGCCAAGAAGAGAATTTATAGAGAAGAATGCTAAATATGCGAAAATTGATGCATAA
- a CDS encoding cytochrome ubiquinol oxidase subunit I, giving the protein MDDFLAARAQMAMSLGFHIIFSCVGMVMPFLMAFAHWKYLKTKKEVYKGLTKAWSKGVAILFATGAVSGTMLSFELGLLWPEFMKHAGPIFGMPFSLEGTAFFIEAIAIGFFLYGWDRFNKWFHWFCGFLVGLSGLASGILVVAANAWMNSPAGFDYVNGQYLNIDPIKAMFNEAWFPQALHMTVAAFCATGFAVAGVHAFLILKKKNVEFHTKAFRIAAGFALIGAFGAPLSGDVAAKSVAKRQPIKLAAMEAHFETEKGASFVIGGIPDEKKEEIKYAVRIPKVLSFLVANDFNAEVKGLKDFPKDEWPPVAVVHYAFQIMIFFGVVMIIIGSVFLYATFFRKEWLSRNWLLKTFLYATPFGYIALEAGWTVTEVGRQPWIIYGIMKTAEAVTPMPGIQYSFYFFTAIFVSLSFVIIFLLTRQIKMVPKLYDPTDPQFNSKNKKS; this is encoded by the coding sequence ATGGATGACTTTCTTGCAGCTCGTGCACAGATGGCAATGTCACTCGGCTTTCACATTATTTTCTCTTGTGTAGGTATGGTAATGCCTTTCCTTATGGCTTTTGCGCACTGGAAATACTTAAAAACAAAAAAAGAAGTTTATAAAGGTCTCACCAAAGCATGGAGTAAGGGTGTAGCAATTCTTTTTGCGACCGGAGCCGTTTCCGGAACGATGCTCTCTTTTGAACTGGGACTGCTATGGCCTGAATTTATGAAACACGCAGGACCGATCTTCGGAATGCCTTTTTCACTGGAAGGAACTGCATTTTTTATTGAAGCCATCGCTATCGGATTTTTTCTGTACGGATGGGACAGATTTAATAAATGGTTTCATTGGTTCTGCGGATTTTTGGTAGGCTTAAGCGGTTTGGCTTCGGGAATTTTAGTGGTTGCCGCAAACGCGTGGATGAATTCTCCGGCAGGATTTGATTATGTGAACGGACAATATTTAAATATAGATCCTATTAAAGCCATGTTTAATGAAGCGTGGTTTCCTCAGGCGTTACACATGACGGTTGCCGCGTTTTGTGCGACTGGATTTGCCGTTGCAGGAGTTCATGCTTTTTTAATTCTAAAGAAAAAAAATGTTGAATTTCATACCAAAGCTTTCAGAATTGCGGCAGGATTTGCTTTGATCGGAGCATTCGGAGCTCCCTTAAGTGGTGATGTTGCTGCAAAATCAGTTGCAAAAAGACAACCTATAAAATTAGCTGCCATGGAAGCCCATTTTGAAACGGAAAAAGGAGCCTCATTTGTGATTGGCGGAATTCCGGATGAGAAAAAAGAAGAGATAAAATATGCCGTAAGAATTCCGAAAGTTCTTAGTTTTTTAGTGGCTAATGATTTTAATGCTGAAGTAAAAGGACTGAAAGATTTCCCAAAAGACGAATGGCCTCCGGTCGCGGTTGTGCATTACGCTTTTCAGATCATGATCTTCTTCGGAGTTGTAATGATTATCATTGGAAGCGTTTTTCTGTATGCTACGTTCTTCAGAAAAGAATGGCTTTCCAGAAACTGGCTCCTGAAAACATTTTTATACGCGACCCCTTTCGGATATATTGCTCTGGAAGCGGGATGGACAGTAACTGAAGTCGGAAGACAGCCGTGGATTATTTACGGAATTATGAAAACTGCAGAGGCGGTAACTCCGATGCCGGGAATTCAGTATTCATTTTACTTTTTTACCGCAATTTTTGTCTCATTATCTTTCGTTATTATTTTCCTTTTGACACGACAGATTAAAATGGTTCCTAAATTATACGATCCTACCGATCCACAGTTTAATTCTAAAAATAAAAAATCATGA
- a CDS encoding cytochrome d ubiquinol oxidase subunit II produces the protein MIYIVIGFLWLSICLYVILGGADFGAGIVEMFTRKKNRPKTQTLMYTSIAPVWEANHMWLIIAIVILFVGFPEIYTTLSTYLHIPLVLMLVGIIARGTALTFRHYDAVEDNWQRIYTQIFYFASLLTPFFLGLTAAATISHSINPDATNFLDLYIFSWLNWFGVAVGLFTVSICAYLASVFALRETSDRFELGMMIRKSKQTMVFVVIAGLLVFITAYFSDIPLLMWVFSKPLGIMATVFATICLFLILRAMNRRKLLPVRALAGFQVIMILVAATYQHNPNIILFGNGQHLSLLEHVAAPKTISALGWALMLGSLFILPFLFYLMASFSKQRR, from the coding sequence ATGATTTATATTGTTATAGGATTTCTCTGGCTATCCATCTGTCTGTATGTAATTTTAGGCGGAGCTGATTTCGGGGCTGGAATTGTGGAAATGTTCACCAGAAAAAAGAACAGACCCAAAACGCAGACTTTGATGTACACTTCTATTGCTCCGGTTTGGGAAGCCAATCATATGTGGCTGATTATTGCGATCGTTATTCTTTTTGTCGGCTTTCCTGAAATTTACACCACGCTTTCCACCTATCTTCATATTCCTTTGGTTTTAATGCTGGTGGGAATTATTGCGCGCGGAACAGCTCTTACGTTCCGGCATTATGACGCGGTGGAAGATAATTGGCAACGTATTTACACACAGATTTTTTACTTTGCGAGTTTACTCACTCCTTTTTTTCTAGGATTAACGGCTGCAGCTACAATCTCTCATTCCATTAATCCGGATGCGACTAACTTTTTAGATCTATATATTTTCAGCTGGCTAAACTGGTTTGGTGTTGCAGTAGGTTTATTTACCGTTTCCATCTGTGCTTATCTTGCTTCCGTTTTTGCTTTGAGAGAAACATCTGACCGTTTTGAACTGGGTATGATGATCAGAAAATCCAAACAGACCATGGTCTTTGTTGTTATCGCAGGGCTTCTGGTTTTTATCACAGCTTATTTTTCCGATATTCCTTTACTGATGTGGGTTTTCTCAAAGCCTTTGGGAATTATGGCAACGGTTTTTGCCACGATTTGCCTATTCCTGATTCTGAGAGCAATGAATCGCCGTAAACTTTTACCTGTAAGAGCTTTAGCCGGATTTCAGGTGATTATGATTCTGGTTGCCGCAACTTATCAGCATAATCCGAATATTATTTTATTCGGAAACGGGCAACATCTTTCGTTATTAGAACACGTTGCAGCACCAAAGACTATTTCCGCTTTGGGATGGGCTTTAATGCTGGGATCATTATTTATTCTTCCGTTTTTGTTTTATCTGATGGCTTCGTTCAGTAAACAGAGAAGATAA
- a CDS encoding OmpA family protein, which produces MLASVYFEYNSSKLSKKSQVKLDSLAQLKSNLKFRIFGNCDISGTSEYNKKLSEDRANTVNRYLQSKIGNNIKLESVVGLGKEKPINDNSTEELRGKNRRVDVFIDRVMIAGEIHSGKAFESFFSKKVSEMKIGETFSLPNVNFIGGRHVWLPKGNSILMQLAEILKNNSTVEVELQGHICCDYDNFDGEDLDMKTFNLSWTRANAIKEFLEKQGISSTRIKATGMGHLNPIVYPERKEEDFMKNRRVEIVLLKK; this is translated from the coding sequence ATGCTTGCATCTGTGTATTTTGAGTATAATAGTTCAAAATTAAGCAAGAAATCCCAAGTAAAATTGGACAGTTTAGCCCAATTGAAAAGCAATCTGAAATTCAGAATTTTTGGCAATTGCGACATTTCCGGAACTTCGGAATACAATAAAAAGCTGTCTGAAGATCGCGCAAATACGGTTAATCGATATCTACAGTCAAAAATCGGAAATAATATCAAGCTGGAAAGTGTAGTAGGATTGGGAAAAGAAAAACCGATTAATGACAACAGTACCGAAGAACTGCGCGGTAAAAACAGAAGGGTAGATGTGTTTATTGATCGGGTGATGATTGCCGGAGAAATACATTCAGGAAAAGCCTTTGAGAGTTTTTTCAGCAAAAAAGTTTCGGAAATGAAAATCGGAGAAACTTTTTCTTTACCGAATGTTAATTTTATCGGAGGTCGCCACGTATGGCTGCCAAAAGGAAATAGTATATTGATGCAGTTAGCAGAAATTCTAAAAAATAATTCTACAGTTGAGGTAGAATTGCAGGGACATATCTGCTGTGATTATGACAATTTCGATGGTGAAGATTTAGATATGAAAACATTTAATTTATCATGGACGAGAGCCAATGCCATCAAAGAATTTCTGGAAAAGCAGGGAATTAGTTCAACTCGCATCAAAGCCACCGGAATGGGGCATCTCAATCCTATTGTTTATCCCGAAAGAAAGGAAGAGGATTTTATGAAGAACAGGAGGGTAGAAATTGTTTTGCTTAAAAAATAG
- the lysS gene encoding lysine--tRNA ligase has product MQLSEQEIIRREKLNKLVEMGINAFPADEYIITDTTESIKQDFAESKQVKIAGRLMSRRIQGKASFAELQDSTGRIQVYFNRDEICTGEDKTLYNEVYKHLLDIGDIIGVEGELFTTQVGEKTVLVKNFTLLTKSLRPLPQAKTDENGVVHDAFNDPELRYRQRYVDLTVNPQVKEVFVKRTKLFNAMRTFFNDAGYFEVETPILQSIPGGAAARPFITHHNALDIPLYLRIANELYLKRLIVGGFDGVYEFSKNFRNEGMDRTHNPEFTAMEIYVAYKDYNWMMDFTEKLLEFCAIQVNGTTKATFGEYEVDFKAPYQRISMTDAILKFTGFDITGKTEQELFDFAKSIGIEVNETMGKGKLIDEIFGEKCEGNFIQPTFITDYPIEMSPLTKKHRSKEGLTERFELMVCGKEIANAYSELNDPIDQRERFEDQLKLSEKGDDEAGQFIDEDFLRALEYGMPPTSGLGIGMDRLIMFLTNNASIQEVLFFPQMRPEKAVPQIELGEDEKIILEILKSGEQIALNEVKEQSKLSGKKWDKASKTLTKNNLVKVEKIDENLLMKLV; this is encoded by the coding sequence ATGCAATTATCAGAACAAGAAATCATTAGAAGAGAAAAGCTGAATAAGCTTGTTGAAATGGGGATTAATGCATTCCCGGCGGATGAATACATCATTACAGATACTACAGAATCTATAAAACAGGATTTCGCAGAAAGTAAACAGGTAAAGATCGCGGGAAGACTGATGTCGCGAAGAATTCAGGGGAAAGCTTCTTTTGCTGAGTTGCAGGATTCTACAGGAAGAATTCAGGTGTACTTCAACAGAGACGAAATCTGTACAGGAGAAGATAAAACGCTATACAACGAAGTGTACAAGCACCTTTTGGATATCGGAGATATTATTGGAGTAGAAGGAGAGCTGTTTACAACACAGGTAGGAGAGAAGACGGTTTTGGTTAAAAATTTTACGCTGTTAACGAAATCTTTAAGACCTCTTCCGCAGGCAAAAACGGATGAAAACGGTGTTGTTCACGATGCTTTCAATGATCCGGAACTAAGATACAGACAGCGTTATGTAGATTTAACGGTAAATCCTCAGGTGAAAGAAGTTTTCGTAAAAAGAACAAAACTGTTCAATGCAATGAGAACATTCTTCAACGATGCAGGATATTTCGAAGTAGAAACTCCTATTTTACAGTCGATTCCGGGAGGAGCTGCGGCGAGACCTTTTATTACGCATCATAATGCTTTAGATATTCCTTTATATTTAAGAATTGCCAACGAACTGTATCTGAAAAGATTGATCGTGGGTGGTTTTGACGGGGTGTATGAATTCTCCAAAAACTTCAGGAATGAAGGAATGGACAGAACGCACAATCCGGAATTTACGGCAATGGAAATTTATGTAGCGTATAAAGACTACAACTGGATGATGGATTTCACGGAGAAGTTATTAGAGTTTTGTGCCATTCAGGTAAACGGAACAACAAAAGCTACTTTCGGAGAATATGAAGTGGATTTTAAAGCGCCTTACCAGAGAATTTCCATGACGGATGCGATTCTTAAATTTACAGGATTCGACATTACCGGAAAAACGGAGCAGGAATTATTCGATTTTGCGAAGTCTATTGGAATCGAAGTGAATGAAACGATGGGTAAAGGAAAATTAATTGATGAAATTTTTGGTGAAAAATGTGAAGGAAACTTTATTCAGCCGACTTTCATTACAGATTATCCTATTGAAATGTCACCGCTTACGAAAAAGCACAGAAGTAAAGAAGGCTTAACCGAGCGTTTTGAACTGATGGTTTGCGGAAAAGAAATTGCTAACGCATATTCTGAGCTTAATGATCCGATTGACCAGAGAGAGCGTTTTGAAGATCAGTTAAAATTATCAGAAAAAGGAGATGACGAGGCAGGACAGTTTATTGATGAGGATTTCTTAAGAGCGTTGGAATACGGAATGCCGCCAACTTCAGGATTAGGAATCGGAATGGACAGGTTGATTATGTTCCTGACGAATAATGCATCTATTCAGGAAGTTTTATTCTTCCCTCAGATGAGACCTGAAAAAGCAGTTCCTCAAATAGAATTGGGCGAAGATGAGAAAATTATCCTTGAAATATTGAAATCTGGAGAACAAATTGCTTTAAATGAAGTAAAGGAACAATCTAAACTTTCCGGTAAAAAATGGGATAAGGCTTCCAAAACTTTAACTAAAAATAATTTGGTGAAAGTGGAAAAAATTGACGAAAATCTTTTGATGAAACTGGTGTAA
- the rlmF gene encoding 23S rRNA (adenine(1618)-N(6))-methyltransferase RlmF, producing MTEKSALHPRNLHRDPYDFEKLISCVPELKHYVFVNAYQSVTINFSLPKAVKLLNKALLLHFYKVQDWDIPDGNLCPPIPGRADYIHYIADLIAEKNPQNSDVKGLDIGTGANLVYPLIAHRSYGWKMLGTDINNNSLKNAEYILSQNPDLLPFIHLKKQPEPEHIFKNIIDKEDRFAFSMCNPPFHDSEESAMKGNFRKTKNLKKSTIKKPLLNFGGQQSELWCEGGELAFITKMIHESALYSSQVLWFTCLVSKKENLSKLTFFLKKIEAVDFRIIEMAQGQKISRILAWTFVDLNKHKDWFLKSKI from the coding sequence ATGACTGAAAAGTCTGCTTTACACCCAAGAAATCTGCATCGTGATCCTTATGATTTCGAAAAGCTGATTTCCTGTGTACCGGAACTTAAACACTATGTTTTTGTGAACGCTTATCAAAGTGTAACAATTAATTTCAGTCTTCCTAAGGCTGTAAAATTGCTGAATAAAGCGTTGTTGTTACACTTTTATAAGGTTCAGGATTGGGATATTCCCGATGGTAATCTTTGTCCGCCGATTCCCGGAAGAGCAGATTATATCCATTATATTGCCGATTTAATCGCCGAAAAAAATCCTCAGAATTCTGATGTTAAAGGACTGGATATCGGAACAGGAGCAAATCTTGTCTATCCTTTAATTGCACATCGTTCTTACGGATGGAAAATGCTTGGAACTGATATTAACAACAATTCCCTGAAAAATGCGGAATATATTTTAAGTCAGAATCCGGATTTACTCCCTTTCATACATCTGAAAAAACAGCCGGAACCTGAACATATTTTCAAAAATATTATTGATAAAGAAGATCGTTTTGCATTTTCGATGTGCAATCCGCCTTTTCATGATTCCGAAGAATCTGCCATGAAAGGGAATTTCAGAAAGACAAAAAATCTCAAAAAATCTACGATTAAAAAGCCATTACTGAACTTCGGAGGACAACAGTCGGAATTATGGTGTGAAGGCGGAGAACTGGCATTCATTACAAAAATGATTCACGAAAGTGCACTCTACTCATCTCAGGTTTTATGGTTTACTTGTCTTGTTTCCAAAAAAGAGAACCTCAGTAAATTAACATTCTTTTTAAAGAAAATAGAAGCAGTCGATTTCAGGATTATCGAAATGGCTCAGGGACAGAAAATCAGCAGGATATTGGCTTGGACTTTTGTTGATCTTAATAAGCATAAAGACTGGTTTTTGAAGTCAAAAATATAA
- a CDS encoding c-type cytochrome: MKNLFLTGCLAMLMFSCSKKENTPVDAASPEATTMNEPAKSNLSGDKIIETLDCSGCHAVNERMIGPSYQEIADKYSEKDAEMLASKIIEGGSGVWGGVPMSPHPQVSKEDAKKMVQYILSLKK; encoded by the coding sequence ATGAAAAATCTGTTTTTGACAGGATGTCTGGCAATGCTGATGTTTTCCTGTTCCAAAAAAGAAAATACACCTGTTGACGCGGCTTCTCCCGAAGCCACAACAATGAATGAACCGGCGAAAAGTAATCTTTCCGGCGACAAAATTATTGAAACGCTGGACTGTTCCGGATGTCATGCGGTGAATGAAAGAATGATAGGACCTTCTTATCAGGAAATAGCAGATAAGTATTCTGAAAAGGATGCAGAAATGCTGGCTTCTAAGATTATAGAAGGCGGAAGCGGAGTTTGGGGAGGCGTTCCGATGTCTCCACATCCACAGGTATCGAAAGAAGATGCCAAAAAAATGGTACAGTATATTTTAAGTCTGAAAAAATAA
- a CDS encoding anthranilate synthase component I family protein, whose product MFSKKIKIKTVSKKTLGDLQTPMNIYLQIRDKFRDTILLESSDSKNIDNNFSFIAINAIAGIEIKNLNDFEIKLPGQEPVKQFIIENKIEDVFQNFSDLFECEKTADPIEQTAQSLFGYTSFEAVQFFENIQFKAQSPEVEIPILRYRLYQYVIAINHYNDEMHIIENQMEGVKSEFYLLESLIKNLNSVIYPFEKEGAETSNITDEEYIELVKTAQKHCMRGDVFQLVLSRRFQQKFKGDEFNVYRALRNINPSPYLFFFDYGNYKLFGSSPESQLIIKNNKAVIHPIAGTFKRTGHFETDLQSIETLKNDEKENAEHTMLVDLARNDLGKLGKNVTVTKLKEIQLFSHVIHMVSEVTADLQENVNPFEMVATTFPQGTLSGAPKHRALQLINQYEKDSRGYYGGCIGMIGLNGDCNQAIMIRTFLSKNNTLYYQAGAGLVAKSNPESELQEVNNKLNALKKAVEKAEKLVENY is encoded by the coding sequence ATGTTCAGTAAAAAGATAAAAATAAAAACCGTTTCCAAAAAAACACTCGGAGATCTTCAGACTCCGATGAATATCTATCTGCAGATTCGCGACAAATTCAGAGATACCATTCTTCTGGAAAGTTCAGATTCTAAAAATATTGATAATAACTTCTCTTTCATTGCCATCAATGCGATTGCCGGAATTGAAATTAAAAATTTAAATGATTTTGAAATAAAGCTTCCGGGACAGGAACCTGTAAAACAATTTATCATTGAAAATAAAATTGAAGATGTTTTTCAGAATTTCTCAGATCTTTTCGAATGCGAAAAAACGGCAGATCCTATAGAACAGACGGCACAAAGCCTTTTCGGATATACCAGTTTTGAGGCGGTTCAGTTTTTTGAGAATATTCAGTTCAAAGCACAGAGTCCCGAAGTTGAAATCCCGATTCTTCGTTACCGATTATATCAATATGTTATTGCCATCAATCATTACAATGATGAAATGCATATTATTGAAAATCAGATGGAAGGTGTAAAATCTGAATTTTACCTGCTGGAAAGCTTAATCAAGAATCTGAATTCCGTAATTTATCCTTTCGAAAAAGAAGGAGCAGAAACTTCTAATATTACGGATGAAGAATATATCGAACTCGTAAAAACAGCCCAGAAACACTGCATGAGAGGCGATGTTTTCCAATTGGTTTTAAGCAGAAGATTTCAGCAGAAATTTAAAGGAGATGAATTCAATGTGTACCGTGCATTAAGAAACATCAATCCTTCCCCTTATTTATTCTTCTTCGATTATGGCAATTACAAACTCTTCGGTTCAAGCCCTGAAAGCCAGTTAATCATCAAAAACAACAAAGCCGTTATTCATCCGATTGCCGGAACATTCAAACGAACAGGACATTTTGAAACTGATCTCCAGTCTATCGAAACTTTAAAAAACGATGAAAAAGAAAATGCAGAACACACCATGCTTGTGGATCTCGCAAGAAATGATCTTGGAAAACTCGGAAAAAACGTAACGGTAACCAAATTAAAGGAAATACAGCTTTTCTCCCACGTTATACACATGGTAAGCGAAGTGACAGCGGATCTGCAGGAAAATGTAAATCCTTTCGAAATGGTGGCAACAACTTTTCCGCAGGGAACTTTAAGCGGAGCCCCGAAACACAGAGCGTTGCAGTTAATTAACCAGTATGAAAAAGATTCCAGAGGATATTATGGCGGATGCATCGGAATGATTGGCTTGAACGGAGACTGCAATCAGGCAATTATGATCCGTACTTTTTTAAGCAAAAACAATACGCTGTATTATCAGGCAGGAGCCGGACTTGTAGCAAAATCCAACCCCGAAAGTGAACTTCAGGAAGTAAACAATAAACTGAATGCCCTGAAAAAAGCAGTGGAAAAAGCGGAGAAATTAGTCGAAAATTATTAA
- a CDS encoding anthranilate synthase component II, whose product MSNTIKQTKVLVFDNYDSFTYNLVQIIERVLDTKVDVVKNDQISLEEIDQYDKIVLSPGPGIPEEAGILLDLIKEYAPTKSILGVCLGQQAIAEAFGGSLTNLSEIFHGVATSADFVKEDTKIFKNLSSGIEVGRYHSWVVNREDLPEELEITAVDKDGMIMALQHKKYDVHGVQFHPESILTPQGEIIIKNFLLN is encoded by the coding sequence ATGAGCAATACTATAAAACAAACCAAAGTTCTCGTCTTCGATAACTACGACAGCTTTACCTACAATCTGGTTCAGATTATCGAAAGAGTTTTGGATACCAAAGTGGATGTGGTAAAGAATGACCAGATCAGTCTGGAAGAAATCGATCAGTACGATAAAATAGTACTTTCACCCGGTCCCGGAATTCCGGAAGAAGCAGGAATTTTACTGGATCTGATTAAGGAATACGCTCCTACAAAAAGCATTTTAGGCGTTTGCCTCGGTCAGCAGGCAATTGCAGAAGCTTTTGGAGGAAGTTTAACCAATCTTTCCGAAATTTTTCATGGAGTGGCAACTTCCGCAGATTTCGTAAAAGAAGACACCAAAATTTTTAAAAATCTATCCAGCGGAATTGAAGTCGGAAGATACCATAGCTGGGTTGTTAACCGCGAAGATTTACCGGAAGAACTGGAAATTACCGCAGTAGACAAAGATGGAATGATTATGGCGTTACAGCACAAAAAATATGATGTTCACGGCGTACAGTTTCATCCGGAAAGCATTCTTACTCCGCAGGGAGAAATTATTATTAAAAACTTTCTACTCAATTGA